The genomic DNA AATCATATGAATGTTTTTGCAAAAGCAACTATCATACTATCATATCCGCATGTGTATCGGTTTAAACCAATATATTATGTTATGATAGTTACCGTTTTGAACTATCATTCATCTGTCATAACCATCATGGCAAAAAACGATAACGTGCTGTGTATTAATTGTACGATAAAAACAGGGACCGTTCGGGAACAGGTACGAAACCTGTTAAAACGGCTTCTTTTTTCATCAAGACAGGCTTTTCTTTTGTCAAAAACAGCTTGCAAAGCCGCTTGAGACCCGGGTGTACCCATCATGGAGACCCGGGTGCGGGAGAGGTGCAGACCCGGGTCTGTGCGAGACCTTTACGGGGGTGTGGGGATGTTTATCCGCCATGTTAGAAGTGTTTTTATGCCCTGTTTTTGCATCTTTTTCAAGGAAAAAAGTCGTTTTATATTTAAACGGCCCCGTTTTGTCAATGCTATTTTGGTGCGGTTAGCCTGCCATTTCCCGCCTTCTTTTTCCGATAAAGCCGATTATTTCCTATTTTTGTAACCATTAACAAGTATCTTATTACCTGTCAACAACTACTATGGTTCTAAATTATATCTGGATCGCTTTCTTTCTGATTGCTTTCGTGGTGGCGCTTTGCAAATTAGCCATCGGCGGAGACACGGAAGTTTTCACCCATATCATCAACGCTTCTTTTGCTTCGGCAAAGACAGGGTTCGAGATATCCCTCGGACTGACGGGAGTCTTGGCTCTTTGGCTCGGCATCATGAAAATCGGGGAAAAAGGGGGCGTGATACAGGCCTTTGCCCGGTTGACGGCACCCGTGTTCAGCAAGCTCTTTCCGGGAATACCGAAAGACCATCCAGCAACGGGTTCTATCTTCATGTGCATTTCCGCCAACCTGTTAGGCTTGGACAATGCCGCCACGCCGATGGGACTGAAAGCCATGAAAGAGTTGCAGGAGCTGAACACGCAGAAGGATTCAGCCAGCGATCCGATGATCATGTTCCTTTGCATCAATGCTTCAGGACTGACACTGATTCCGGTCTCCATCATGACCTACCGGGCACAGATGGGAGCGGCAAACCCGGCTGATGTCTTCCTGCCCCTCATGCTCGCGACCTTCTCTTCTACCCTGGTCGCCATATTGGCGGTCTGCTTCAAGCAACGGATCAACATCCTGCAACGGAACCTGCTGCTTTTCTTCGGCGGGATGATCGCGTTCATCGGTGGTCTGGCCTTGCTTTTCGGGATGATGAGCCAGCAATCGGTCTCCCTCTACTCCACCCTGTTTGCCAACATTTTGCTTTTCTCTATTATATGCGGATTCATTATCAGCGGTATCCGCAAAAAAATCAACGTATACGACACCTTTATCGAAGGCGCAAAAGAGGGTTTCCAGACTGCCGTGACGATCATCCCCTACCTCATCGCCGTATTGGTTGCCATTGCCGTTTTCCGGGCTTCGGGAGCGATGGATTTCCTGATCGACGGCATCCGCATGGGAGTCTCGGCAGCAGGGCTGGACACGCAGTTCGTGGAAGGTCTGCCTACCATGCTGATGAAACCGCTCAGCGGCAGCGGGGCGCGGGGTATGATGCTGGATGCGATGAACACCTACGGCGCGGATTCGTTCATCGGCCGCCTCTGTTCCATCGTGCAAGGATCGAGCGACACGACTTTCTACGTCGTCGCCCTTTATTTCGGCAGTGTCGGAATCCGCAACACCTACTATACGATCCCCTGTTCGCTACTGGCCGATTTAGCCGGGGCGGTGGCAGCGGTCACTATGACGTATCTGTTTTTTACCTAATATCAAAATGACACTCCTACCCCATGTAAATCGGATTAGTAGTGCATCTATCTTGGAATTAGCATAGCAGATAATTATTTTTAACATATCATTCGGTAAGATAAAACATAAAAAGAATAACAATATGGCAATAGCATTCTACGCGGAAGACACCAAGCTTCCGGCAATCAAAAAGAGAGCGGTCGGCAACTGGGTAAAGGAAGTTGCCGCCACATACGGTAAGAAGGTCGGCGATATCAGCTACATCTTCTGCTCCGACGAGAAGATTCTGGAAGTAAACCGCCAGTACCTCCAACATGATTATTATACAGATATCATCACGTTCGATTATACGAGCGGCGATAAGATCTCCGGCGACCTGTTTATCAGCCTCGATACGGTGAAGACTAATTCCGAAGCCTTCAACACTCCCTACAACGAGGAACTCCACCGTACCATCATCCACGGTATCCTCCACCTCTGCGGCATCAACGATAAAGGACCTGGGGAACGCGAGCTCATGGAGGCCAACGAAAACAAAGCCCTGGCGATATTGCCGGAGGAATGCCGGGAAAGTCAACTTTCCCGGTAAAAAGAAATGTCTGGAGCCGCTTCCTGTTAAGGATGCTACTGAAGAGGTTGTATGATATGTGTGCCTGATAAAAGCCTGCACATGCTCCGGTGAAAACAGAAATTACCGGAGCAATGCTCCCAAAACCGATTACTCACTATCACTACCCAAATACTCATACCAAACGGCTATTTGCTTATTTGCCGGATACTCCCCCGATGTTATCACATAGATTTGGATACCTGGGAACAGGCAAATAAGGGATTGGTAACAATAATAAATGATCCGGCATGAAAGGCACAACTATTTTCTTTCTATCTATTCTGTTAATAACGACAGGTTGTAAAAGACTGGATCAAACGGCAGACGACTTGATCACAGTAGATGTAACCAATAATTCTTTTCCCAAAAAGGAACTGGCTCTTCAAGATTTCATGGATGTAGAATATATCCCGCTGGAAACAAACGATGATTTTGTTAATCAAGGGTTTGTGCAGGCTATAGGTAAAGAATTCATATTAGCAAAGAACTATAGGGATGACGGTGATATTTTTGTGTATGACCGGACCGGAAAAGCCATTCGTAAGATAAATCGTAAAGGGCAAGGAGGAGAAGAATACATCTCTTGTAGAAGTGTTACATTGGATGAAGAAAACAATGAAATGTTTATAAACGATTTCTTGGCAAGAAAAATAAAGGTCTATGACTTGGAGGGAAATTTTAAACGAAGTATCAAACAGAAACAAGATGGTGATACCCAGTTTTATTTGGATATATTTAATTACGATAAAGAGAATCTGATTTGTTACGATGAATGCAATCAAGAGATACCATTCCTACTCGTATCGAAGCAAGACGGAAACATAACCAAAGAGATTAGAACCCCATTTAAAGAAAAGAAGCTATTTCTTCAACTTTTAAGACATGAAGGAGGAACGAGAGCTGCCGGACCGGGCGAATACAGTAGAATAATCCCATTCAATGGCAATTGGATTCTATTAGAACCCTCGTCAGACACGATCTACACATTAATGCCCGATTACAATTTGCGGCCGTTTATCGTGCGAACACCTCCTATTCACATTATGAATCCAGAATCTTTCTTGGTTTTAAAGTTGGTTTCCGATCGTTATTATTTCATGGAAAGTATAAAGAACGTATATGATTTCAGCAAAGAAGAAGGCTTTCCGAGAACCTACTTCGTGTACGATACAGAGGAAAAGGATTTCTTCAGGTATATCATATACAATGGCGATTATTCTTATAAAAAAGAATTCTATATGGTCATGCTGACCCCTATCAATTCCAAAGGTGAATTATGGGCAACTATAAATGCTTTCGACCTTTGCGAGGACTATAAAAAAGGGAAGTTGAAAGGCAAACTAAAAGAAGTCGCTGCAACATTGGAAGAGGATGACAACCGGGTGATTATGTTGGTCAAACACAAAAAGTAATCCTTAGGATATATTAAAATCAAAACCTTTAAACGGCAAAATCCCGTCCTGCCAATTTTTAGAAGCATCGGATCTTATCCGAGATTATAAAGGGGGAAAGCTAAAGGGCTAATTGAAAGAAGTGGCTGCTACAGTAATTCCATCCTTTTCACAAAGTCAGAAATAAAATAAACAATATACAACAAACTTTTATTTCAAATACTCATTCAAAACAACCATCCGCTCATTAAGTCAATAATAAGCGGTCTTTACGGGATATATTTGAAGGGTTATTCAATTATTCATCTTATTTTTACAGGTATGAAAACAACAACGCTCCTATTGCTTCTCCTTTTTCTAGTAAACAGCAGTTCGGCTGAAACGTTCATCCCCTATACCCCCGACTCTTTGAAAAAGGGCGATTGGGTGGAAATCGAGTCCGTCCACTACTATCCCTATGTGGCTCCGGGCATCGAAGAAAAGGTTCCCTGGCGGGCGGAAAACATCCGACGAGTCATCTTTAAGGCGACCGTAACGGATCTGAATGAACGTACCCTCACCCTTGATTATACGTTCAAGAGCCTGTACGATTGCAGGAACGATACCGGGAAGCCCGGTTTCTACTATTTTGACAGCCGTTATCGGCAGGACTTCACATTCGATCACGAGATGGTCGGCAAACGGTTCCTGCGCGTCACATACGATCGGGAAAGCCAGAAAGCACATACTTTAGACAGACAAGAAACGACCTTTTCTTACTCGAAAAACTATGTTCCTTTCGGAGTAAGACAGGCAGGGTTGTCTGCCTATCCGGGAACGACTATCCAGGATTCCTTACCCTTGGACAAACAGCTTGCACCGGCGGTACAGGATATCCTGACCGGCTGGCAGGAAGACGGGATGCCTCGGCTGGCACAAAACATGCGGGTCATAGACGCCTCGTTCTCCCTTCCTCCGAATACGGAATTTACGTGTAGCTATGTCAATTTCGACTTGTCTGACGATTTGACCGTCCACAAAAAGATATTCATTGCCTACCCGACAGAATACAAAGTGGGCAAACGGGTGACGATCCTGCTTACTCCGGGGGATTCCATCACGCAAGACAAAGAATTATTTACCACAACACACAAAAGACGTTATCAGGGACGGGGAAGCGAACAAAACAATTTCCAATACAGCTACCGAAGATTCGCCGACCTGTACGAATCAGACCTTTATATGTACCCTTCGGACCTCGAATCTCCCGATCAAATGAAAAAAGCCTTCCAACTCCGCGAATCTTTGTTCCAAAATGTATTAGCGAAAGATTTTAAAAACATGGATCCTTATTGGCAGATGGTATTCGAACGTTCGGAACAGTATCTTAAAGGGGCGCTTGCCCTTCATCTCTATATGTATGCCAGCGATAAAGAAGTTTGGCACAAAAGCGGCTTGGTCGACTGGCAAGCTCCCTATTTCGTCTCGGTCAATCCACTTATCGATTTTGCATACAGCATGCATCGACCGGAGGTCGCTAATTACTTTTATTTTTTGAATGTTTACACGATGTATAAGAAACAGGAATTGAAAGCAGATAACCTGAACCTAAAAACACAAAAAGCGAAGGAAAAATATTTATTGAATCCGGCAGATGATTATTATCTGAATAAACATATCCTCTCCGGCTTTCCCAAATATCAAGTAAACGGAATGAATTTACAATTTTTAATGCACGATAAAACGTTAGCTGAAACTCAAGAAGATTACAACGATTTTATCCGCTCCTGTCCGGATACCAGCCTGACAAATCAGCTTCGAAGAGCATACGATAAACTATTGCCCTTCGAAGCCGGAAAAAATATCCGGGAAAGCGGCCTTATGATAGCCGATAGCCTGCATCTGGTGAAAGGAAGCGACCGAAAATACATCCTGCTGTTTTTATCAACGAGGGAACAAGGTCTTCCAGCGCCAAGCCTTCAAAATGCACTCGATTTCAAGAAACGCCTCGAATCGGAAGGGCTGGCCTCCATCGTGCAACTCGAATTATATTCAAAATTCCAATCTAACAATGCCAAACGGGTAAAGCCTTTTAAAGCTATTTCCGATCTGCAAATAGAAGAATTAAGGCGTAAGGAACTCGGCACCGTGACTATCCTGATGCGTGAAGACGGGACCATCCTCCATCGGCAATTTACGAATTGGCAATTTGATCCCAGCCCCGCCTTGGAAATCATTCAAAACGACCTGAAACGGGAAGACGAATCTTTCAACGATTTTCTAAAAGGATTCAAAGAAGGAGTATTAGGTACGCTTTTAATCGCGGCAATCATCGGTATCGCTTATTATTCCAGGGTGAAAGGGAAGCAAAAGAAGGAACGTAACCGCCGCCGTATCCGTGAACTCGAACTACGCGCCATCCGTTCACAGATGAACCCGCATTTTATTTTTAATGCGCTCAGTTCGATCCAGAATCTGATCAACCGCTCGGCCAATCAGGAGGCGAATAAGTATTTGATCGACTTCTCACGCCTGTTGCGGAAAGTGCTGGCGACTTCCGAAAAGAAACTGGTCCCCCTCTCTGACGAGATCGAACAGTTGCAGCTCTACCTGAAGCTCGAACAGCTCCGTTTCCCCTTCTCCTACTCGCTGACGGTAGACAATAATATCGAACCGGATGCGATCGAGATTCCGGGGATGCTGATACAGCCTTTCGTCGAAAATGCCGTCAAACACGGAATCGCTCCGCGCGGTACGGGAGAAATCATAATTCGATTATCTTTGCAAGACCAGTTGTTGGTTATCGACATCATCGACGATGGTCCCGGAATGGTAACTGAAACGGAAAGCGGCTTCGGTATCCGTGCCATCAGCAACGAGTTCGAGATATTAAAGGATTTGTACAATACGGAAATCGGCATAACGATCGAAAACAGGCAGAAGAAGGAATCTGTTTCCGGTTGCCATGTCCGGCTATCCATCCCTTTATAAGACAAAATATGGACACCAAAATAACCGCAGCAATCGTAGATGACGAGCAGGGGAACCGGGAGAACCTGCTCCGCATGATCGGGAACTATTGTCCGCAGATCAGGATATCGGCCATTTGCAGCTCCGTCACCGAAGCCCGTACCGTGCTGCCCGAAGCTAAACCGGACATCCTTTTCCTGGATATCCGGTTAGGCGACGACACCGGTTTCTCCCTCTTAGGCAGCCTTCCGGAAATTCCTTTCGAAGTGATTTTCGTTACCGCCTACGATAGCTATGCAATCCAGGCCATCCGCTTCAGTGCGCTCGACTATCTGCTGAAGCCTATCGACCCGGAAGAACTGACGCATGCCGTAGACAAGGCGGTCCAGGTCGTCCTTCGGAAACAGGAGAACAAACGGATGCAGAACCTCCTGCAAAACACGCAAGCATTGGACAAACAAAAGAAAATAGCTCTGTCGGTCGCCGATAAGATAGAGTTTGTAGAAATCGGTTCCATCATCCGTTGCGAATCCGAAAGCAACTACACGACTTTCTATTTGAAATCGGGAGAAAAACTGATCGTATCGAAGACACTCAAGGAGTTTGACGAACTACTGGCCCCTTACCATTTCCTTCGCGTCCACCAATCACATCTGATCAACCTGGATGAAATCAAAAGTTTCATCAAAAGCGACGGTGGATATATACGCATGAAGGACGGAGCCTCGGTCAGCATTTCCCGCCAACGGCGAAACTATGTGATGGAAGTATTAAAACAATTATAAACCAAGCCATCTAAATAACTGCTCATTCCTTATATTTCAAATCGAAACGGCCTTCCGTAATGCGTCCTCCCTCGAAAGTGCCGCTGAACACGCCGTCCGACATACGGGAGATGTAGACCTTGCCATCTTCCATATTTTGATTTTCAAAAGAGAGATTCACATAAGGAAGCGTTTCTCCCTCCTTGGGATCGGCAATCGTAAAACGGATATACGAACCGAGACCGACCTGCGCCGAAACCGTCACGCTGGAACCCTCTTCCCGCTCCAAATATTCCGCAGAAGGCATCCCCCACCGGCCGCTTGTATACACCCAGCCGTCAACCAAGCAACCAAATGTATTCGCCCCGGTCGTAGTAGCTTCGGGCATGATCGTCGGATCGACCGATTCGTTCTCTTCACAGGCCACACAAAACAGCAACAAACAGATAAATAACAGATGTCTCATAACCGTATCTGATTAAAAGTGTAAATTCATACCGAACAATAAGGATAATTGGGAGAAACATCCTCCGCCACCACTCAATTCAGGAGATTCGACCTGCCATTTCTGACCGTGATACCTGACCGAATAGCTCTCAGAGGAGGTAACGATCCAATTCAATTTTGCAGAAATCCCCACCAGCGGAGAAAGACGATACTCGCCTCCCGCCGACAGATTATAGGCCAGTTTATTCATTGACACATCCCGCGGCTTGCCGTACACAAAACTTTTATCTTTATAATGCTGATATCCCACCCCAGTCGATAAAGACAGATTGTATTTCTGCTTCACCATAAACAAGGCAAGCTGAGGCGCGAAATAATGCATCAGGATCTTGTCGGAACTTTCGTCATGAGTGTTTTTATAACGCCCACCCTGATAGATAAGTCCGGGAGCGAGTTTAAACGAACCGAAGATATATTTGTCTCCTAAGAAATAATAATTGGCATCCCAGGCGATCCCATTCCGCAAATCATTCCGATAAGCATCGGAGTTGTTCGTGATCCCGATCATTTTCCCCAAATACCAGGAAGGCCCTGCATGAACGGAGAATATCGACTTCCCGACAGACGTCTCCTGGGCCAAAACCGACACAGCTTGTATCAACAGCCCTAACAAAAGTACATACTTTTTCATATCATTTCTTTTAGACTTATAATCATAAATATAAGATGCTCAAAACCAGTCAAACGTTGCACAGGCTGTTACGACAAGATCGTATTGTTTCTCCTATCCTATCTTCAAAGCATCGCATGGTTCAGATAATGGATAAATTCAGGATCATCGGGTGCAATGATAAAGTTACCACGGCGGGAAGTCGTAATCAGAATACGGTTATCAGAACGCCGGGCAAAAACTTTTACACGTCCGATAGCAGTAGAAGAAAAATATCCGAGATCACCAAACAACCAACCGACACCAAATGAACGGATCATTATTCCTAAATCCAGCCGGTCGACCTCGCGAGCCGAAAGGATTTCCTCTATGTTTATATACGTCTTCCGAAAATACGCATCTATCACCAGTTTTTCTCCATCCACAATAAAACGGTTTGGCATAAATCCTCGAGTAAGCATACAAAGGATCGAACTGACGGCAAACAAACCTAACAAAACAGACAGATTGCCATCCCAAGCCGGAAATATACAGATACCATATAAAAGCAGAAGCATGACAGACGTTTTTATTTTATTGGCATTGTCCATCGAAGAAGAAGATATCCGGGTTTCCATACTCTTATTCCTTTAGTATTACTTAGATATTCCAAGACTCACAAATATAACAAAAATCCCGTACAAACTATTATCTTTGCAAAAGAAACAAAGACAATTAGGACAATGACTTTCAATTACGATGTAATCGTGGTAGGTGCCGGTCATGCAGGCTGTGAAGCCGCAGCGGCAGCCGCCAATATGGGTTCAAAGACGCTTCTCATTACAATGGATATGAACAAGATTGCACAGATGAGTTGCAATCCGGCAGTCGGAGGTATCGCCAAAGGACAGATCGTCCGTGAAATCGATGCCTTAGGCGGATATATGGGAATTGTGACGGACCGGACAGCCATCCAATTCCGTATGCTGAACCAAAGCAAGGGACCGGCCATGTGGAGTCCGCGCTCCCAGAGCGACCGCGCCCGTTTCATCGAATGTTGGCGGGGAATACTGGAAAACCTTCCGAACCTGTACATCTGGCAGGATACCGTACGCGAACTGTTGCTCGACGGAAATACCGTATGCGGCGTAAAGACTTATATGGGAGTCGAGTTCCATGCGAAAAGCGTGGTTCTGACAAACGGGACTTTCCTGAACGGGCTCATGCATATCGGCCGGACACAAATCAGAGGCGGCCGCATAGCCGAGCCGGCGGCAACCGGACTGACCGAACAACTGGTCTCATTAGGCATCAAATCCGAACGGATGAAGACCGGAACACCTGTGCGTATCGATGCACGCAGCGTGCACTTCGATGAAATGGCGGAACAGCCCGGAGAAAACGACTTCCATAAGTTCTCTTATATGGACACTTCGCACCGCGTTTTGAAACAACTTAGCTGTTGGACAACGTTCACCAACGAAGCCTGTCATGCAGTCCTGCGCGAAGGTCTCCCCGACTCCCCGTTGTATAACGGACAAATCCAAAGCATCGGCCCACGTTACTGTCCGAGCATCGAGACAAAAATCGTAACGTTTGCGGACAAGCCACAACACCAACTATTCCTGGAACCGGAAGGTGAAACGACACAGGAATACTACCTGAACGGCTTCTCCTCCTCCCTTCCGTTGGATATCCAGCTACGTGCCTTGCAACAGATACCGGCATTCCGGGACATACAGATCTATCGTCCGGGATATGCTATTGAATATGATTTCTTCGATCCGACGCAGCTCCACCATAATTTGGAAACAAAACTAATCCGCAACCTCTTCTTTGCCGGACAGATCAACGGGACGACCGGATATGAGGAAGCCGGCGGACAAGGATTGGTAGCCGGCATAAACGCACATATCAATTGCCACGGCGGAGATCCGTTCGTTTTAGGACGCGACGAAGCCTACATCGGCGTACTGATCGACGATCTTGTCACAAAAGGCGTAGACGAACCCTACCGTATGTTTACCTCACGTGCAGAATATCGCATTCTGCTCCGCCAGGATGATGCGGACATGCGTTTGACGGAAAAGTCGTATCATCTCGGTTTGGCAAAGCAGGACCGCTACGATTTGTTGAAAGAGAAAAAGGCAAGCCGGGATGCGATTATTTCTTTCGCAGAAAACTACTCCATCAAACCGCAATATATAAACAGTGGTCTGGAGGCGTTGGGCACTACCCCGCTCGCACACGGATGCAAGTTGATCGAACTGATTCCACGTCCTCAGATCACCTTGGAGAATATCGCGGAACTGGTCCCGGCATTCCGGACAGAGCTGGACAAGGTCCCTGTTTCACGAAAAGAAGAGATCATCGAAGCGGCAGAAATATTAATCAAGTATAGCGGCTACATCCGCCGCGAGCAGATCATCGCCGACAAGATAAACCGCCTGGAAAATATCCATATCAAAGGCAAGTTTGACTACAATGCGATCCAGTCTTTGTCTACGGAAGCCCGCCAGAAACTGACACGGATAGACCCAGACACGATAGCCCAGGCAAGCCGTATTCCGGGTATCTCCCCAAGCGACATCAATATCCTCCTGGTGATGCTGGGACGCTAAACGTGGAATGTTCCACGTGAAACATTTACTTTAACAACAATAGCGTAAAAGACTGAAAATAGGATAGAAACAGATGCAAAAGAAATGAGCACAACCGAGGAACATATAAAAAACATCCTTTCCGTCATACCGGAATCGCCAGGCTGCTACCAATACTTTGACGAGAAGGGAACGATCATCTATGTAGGCAAAGCAAAGAACCTGAAGCGTCGCGTTTCCTCCTATTTCAACAAAGAACACGACAGCAACAAAACACGTGTCCTGGTCAAGCAGATACGAGACATCAAATATTTTGTTGTCGACACGGAAGAGGATGCACTTCTTTTGGAGAATAACCTGATCAAGCAATATCGTCCTCGGTACAACGTGTTGCTGAAAGACGACAAAACCTATCCGTCCATCGTTGTCAAGAACGAATATTTCCCGCGCGTATTCCAAACCCGGAATATCGTACGGGACGGTTCGCGCTATTACGGTCCCTACCCTTCCATCTATACGGCAAAGGTCATGCTGCAAATGCTGAAAGAACTGTATCCGCTACGTACCTGCAAATATCCTCTTACTCCCGAATCCATTGCGAAAGGCCGGTATAAGGTATGCCTCGAATACCATATCAAGCACTGCAAAGGGCCTTGTGAAGGATTGCAGACATTGGAGGAATACCAGCAAAACATTTCCGAAATAAAGGAAATCCTACGCGGGAATATCTCGCAAATAAGCAAACATCTGTATGAAGAGATGCAGAAACTGGCAGGAGAATTGCGGTTCGAAGAAGCACAGAAGATCAAAGAAAAGTATGAAGTCATCGAGAATTACCGCTCCAAATCGACAGTGGTCACCCCGATGCTCCACAATATAGACGTATTCTCACTGGCCGAAAACGAGAATTCCGCCTACATCAATTACCTGCATATCGGCAACGGAGCGATCGTGCAAGCCTATACATTCGAATATAAAAAGCGTTTGGACGAGTCGAAAGAGGAGTTGCTCAGCTTGGGGATCATCGAAATGCGCAACCGCTTTAAAAGCACTGCACGCGAAATCATCGTTCCTTTTCCGTTGGATATAGAACTGGAAAACGTTTCGATCACCGTTCCGCAGCGCGGAGATAAAAAGAAGCTGGTGGAATTATCGGAAATGAACGTGAAGCAGTATAAGGTCGACAAGCTGAAACAGGCGGAGAAACTGAACCCGGAGCAACGCAGCACACGTCTTTTAAAAGAGATACAGGAGACGCTCCATCTCCCCAAATTACCGGCTCATATCGAGTGTTTCGACAATTCCAATATACAGGGAAGCGACGCGGTAGCTGCGTGTGTCGTCTTCAAAATGGCGAAACCATCGAAAAAAGATTACCGGAAATACAACATCAAAACGGTTGTCGGCCCGGACGACTATGCCTCCATGAAAGAGGTCGTACGTCGCCGCTACCAGCGTGC from Parabacteroides merdae ATCC 43184 includes the following:
- the mnmG gene encoding tRNA uridine-5-carboxymethylaminomethyl(34) synthesis enzyme MnmG, with protein sequence MTFNYDVIVVGAGHAGCEAAAAAANMGSKTLLITMDMNKIAQMSCNPAVGGIAKGQIVREIDALGGYMGIVTDRTAIQFRMLNQSKGPAMWSPRSQSDRARFIECWRGILENLPNLYIWQDTVRELLLDGNTVCGVKTYMGVEFHAKSVVLTNGTFLNGLMHIGRTQIRGGRIAEPAATGLTEQLVSLGIKSERMKTGTPVRIDARSVHFDEMAEQPGENDFHKFSYMDTSHRVLKQLSCWTTFTNEACHAVLREGLPDSPLYNGQIQSIGPRYCPSIETKIVTFADKPQHQLFLEPEGETTQEYYLNGFSSSLPLDIQLRALQQIPAFRDIQIYRPGYAIEYDFFDPTQLHHNLETKLIRNLFFAGQINGTTGYEEAGGQGLVAGINAHINCHGGDPFVLGRDEAYIGVLIDDLVTKGVDEPYRMFTSRAEYRILLRQDDADMRLTEKSYHLGLAKQDRYDLLKEKKASRDAIISFAENYSIKPQYINSGLEALGTTPLAHGCKLIELIPRPQITLENIAELVPAFRTELDKVPVSRKEEIIEAAEILIKYSGYIRREQIIADKINRLENIHIKGKFDYNAIQSLSTEARQKLTRIDPDTIAQASRIPGISPSDINILLVMLGR
- the uvrC gene encoding excinuclease ABC subunit UvrC, translated to MSTTEEHIKNILSVIPESPGCYQYFDEKGTIIYVGKAKNLKRRVSSYFNKEHDSNKTRVLVKQIRDIKYFVVDTEEDALLLENNLIKQYRPRYNVLLKDDKTYPSIVVKNEYFPRVFQTRNIVRDGSRYYGPYPSIYTAKVMLQMLKELYPLRTCKYPLTPESIAKGRYKVCLEYHIKHCKGPCEGLQTLEEYQQNISEIKEILRGNISQISKHLYEEMQKLAGELRFEEAQKIKEKYEVIENYRSKSTVVTPMLHNIDVFSLAENENSAYINYLHIGNGAIVQAYTFEYKKRLDESKEELLSLGIIEMRNRFKSTAREIIVPFPLDIELENVSITVPQRGDKKKLVELSEMNVKQYKVDKLKQAEKLNPEQRSTRLLKEIQETLHLPKLPAHIECFDNSNIQGSDAVAACVVFKMAKPSKKDYRKYNIKTVVGPDDYASMKEVVRRRYQRAIVEETPLPDLIITDGGKGQMEVVREVIQDELHLDIPIAGLAKDGKHRTSELLFGFPPETIGMPIQSFMFKFFTQIQDEVHRFAITFHKDKRSKSQTKSELDTIKGIGEKTKVLLLRHFKSVKRIREAGFDELKEVIGEAKTKALLNGLK